In Lolium rigidum isolate FL_2022 chromosome 7, APGP_CSIRO_Lrig_0.1, whole genome shotgun sequence, the DNA window ATAGTGGACGACGCTGGATCGTTTCTTCCGGCAATGAACCACTCCCCCTGGGACGGTGTGACGACAGCCGATTTCGTCATGCCATTTTTCCTATTCATCGTTGGGGTCGCTCTAGCTTTGGCGTACAAGGTACATGCTGATAACAACAATGCCGTGACATGTACCTTCGATTTCTGAAGCTAGCACAGGTGTGACATTAAGACTTTCTTACACCAACTGATGTCATCTTGTGATGCAGAGAGTGCCGGACAAGTGGGAGGCAACTGGAAAGGCAACGCTTCGTGCACTGAAGCTACTCTTTGTTGGTCTAGTTCTGCAAGGTACCAGGATGGCTACCGATTGTTCTTGAACTGAACGACGTTACTGCTGATGCGACAAGATGTTGATAATTTTTCTTGCTGCTGTGATACACAGGTGGATTTTTTCATGGTGTTCGTAGCCTGACCTTTGGGGTTGATGTTACTGAAATACGTTTGATGGGTATACTGCAGGTAAGAGATATACAATACATAACAATTCAGCATCATCAGTACATCTAAAATGTAGGATTACTGAAATATATCTCCTTGATTGCAGAGAATCGCGATAGCTTATCTTGTCACAGCACTATGTCAGATTTGGCTCAAGGGAGATGATGATGTAGAATCTGGACTTGATTTGATCAAGAGATACAGATATCAACTGTGAGTTTATCCAATTAAGAATTCACATTTTTTCTATTTATCCACATGACTTAGGgcctgtttggtgtggctttttggctttggcttgcaaaagcacctaaatagtgCTTTTAGCTTTGATTTGGAAGCAAAAACAAGATCCATTCTTTGCTTCCAAATCaaagccaaaaaagcacctatttaggtgcttttggtggcttttgccaaagccaaaagccaaaaaaagccacaccaaacaggcCCTTAGGAGTTACACTAGCATGTGCTATTTCTGAAAGTGTTTGTTCTGCTAGACTCGTTGGCTTGCTCATCACAATAACCTACACGACACTCTTGTATGGTACATACGTTCCTGACTGGGAGTATCGGATATCAGGTCCTGGTTCCATGGATAAAACGTTCTCTGTAAGTTCAGCTTTCAGTTTTTCTTCATGTTTAATAAGACACCTCGTGGTAGTACGGACGATGACAGGGGAGCTGATGAGCTCAAAAATTTGCAATTTCTATCAGGTCACATGTGGTGTACGAGGTGACTCTGGGCCAGGTTGTAACGCGGTTGGCATGATTGACCGTAAAATCTTAGGCATCCAGCATCTATATGGTCGACCGGTTTACGCCCGATCACAGGTTCTATTCTAATGAAATGTGAAAGCTTGCATGATGTTTACCTGTCATGTTTATTCAGTGGAATAACTTTTCTCTCCTGTGACAGCAATGTAGCATAAATTCACCGCAAAACGGGCCACTCCCTCCAGATGCTCCCTCATGGTGTGAGGCCCCTTTTGATCCTGAAGGGCTTCTCAGGTCAGTAAAACTCTTCATGATCGCAATATCTATCACGTTGAGCTGCAATACGAGTTCTGTGGCAACGGTAATTTCTGACGGTTGTTTCTTTCCCCACTCACCAGCTCTGCGATGGCCATCGTTACCTGCCTCATTGGTCTCCAATTTGGGCACATCATTGTACATTTCCAGGTAAAATGTCTGTTTGCAATGTCAGCCTTGTGGATAAATGCAACATTTCTGAATTATTTTTCTCTCTCCTGAACCGAATTTCAGAAACACAGGGAAAGAATCATGCACTGGCTTATCCCTTCCTTCAGCATGCTAGTCCTGGCCTTCGCGCTGGACTTCTTCGGTAAGGATCTCGCTAAAGCAATCCGAGTCCGAATTATCCTGGGCAATAGCATTGACATCGATGATCTCTCCAGGAATGCGAATGAATAAGTCACTGTACACTGTAAGTTACACTCTCGCCACCGCTGGCACGGCGGGGCTTCTCTTCGCGGGGATCTACGCCCTGGTCGACCTCTATGGGTACCGACGCCCGACCATCGCCATGGAGTGGATGGGAATGCACGCACTGATGATATTTGTCCTGATCGCGTGCAACATCCTGCCCATGTTCATTCATGGCTTCTACTGGCGCGATCCCAGCAACAACCTTGTAAGCTTTAGGAGATGACGCACGGCTTTTCAGTCGGATTTTAGTTAAGCAAAACTTAAATTGACATCTAACATGGTTGGCTCTGTTGCTGCAGTTGAAGTTCATCGGGATTAAGGCGTGAGGTATATATATGGTGGATCGAGCTAGAAGACACATATAGAGAGATTATACTTAGGACCCTATTTGCACAGAGATTGCAAGAGATGAGTGCAGGCCTAGTTTTGCAATACGGCCAGAGCTTCATCATCATGTGCAGCTGCCTGTTCGACACGGCTCAGGAACAGTTGCAATTGCACATGTTGTTTTCTCCGAGAGCTCTTTGTATATGGTAAAGAAGCTTTCTGTATATAATAACAATACATATACAATTCAAAGATATACTACATAGAGGCCTGGGGTATTACGACAGTGAGGAATGATTTAGTATTCAAGGGGATTAAACAGACGCATCAAAGCTGCTGGCGGAAGTTCAGATAAGAGATTGTCCCTTCTTTCTATCGACCCGCTGGAGCTCCTTATTTCACAAGAAACCAATTGATATATGACATGACACATGATGACTACTTCCAAAACatgaaacaacgagataataaatAACACATACCATCTATCACCCACACCACACAAATTCTACCTACATAAATTGCCCCGTCTACTGAGAAACATCACTCCACATTGTTTACGAGGAGTATCTGTAGATCTATTCTTTTAAGCTTAATGACAAGGCCGAGGGTACTAAGCAAAAGAGGTACTCCGTATTACCAAAGCTGGAACAGTGTCGACAACTTGAGGAGTAAAATCTACTCAGCAGTCAGCACCCATTTTACACGCATTCACATGGTTGGTTTACATGTATACAACCAATACATACATATATTTATATACTCTTCATCTGTGCTATGATCCAACAATTTACATAGGAGCCTCACTAGAACACTGATTTTACATCTCACTCGATTTGCAAGCTGCAACTCCCCCAGTGATCGGCTGAGGTAAGGGAATAATGAGCCAGGCACATAAACCATTCTTGTGTATTTTTTCATACTAGGCAAGAAAAACTGACACCTACTAATTACTAAAAGTGCAGCTGATAATGTGCCATCTCGCGCAGGCTAGCTATCGCTAAGTGATATCAGCTGGTCGACAACACCAGGATCAGCAAGAGTGCTCGTGTCTCCAAGCTCATCTAGCTGCCTGGAGGCAATTTTCCGCAGTATTCTTCGCATAATTTTGCCACTCCGTGTCTTTGGGAGGCCCGGTGCCCAGTGGATCTTGTCAGGTGCTGCAAACGCGCCAATCTGCACAAAATGAACCACATATTGTGTTGAGGAGCGTTTATAAATATAAATTGCATCATGTTGACAAGAAAACTCTCCATGAGAAAATCTTCCATCCTATTCCAGAACTAGTAAAGCATACTGCAGTTATAGGTCCCGTCGAGAAAGCACAAGGCTTTCTATTGGCGATCAATAGGGAGAGAAAACTCAGGTTCCAACTTCTCAAACACAAGAGGATCTTTCCATCACATATGGATCTTTGGTACTAGTAACGATCTCTATAACAAACTATCATAAGAACATACCTGACTGCGGACCGCCATAATGAGGCTTTTTCGTAGATCATCACTATAAGGAACACCATCCACCAATGTCACAAATGCATAGATTCCCTGACCTTTAACCTGCAACAAGTAGTACTGGTTTAAGACCTGAGTTTCATGCAGCTATGGTGGGGGTCGTGACATGCTGTAAGAAACAGAGGAAACACGAGTACTTAACCAGACCTCATGGTCAATTCCAACAACAGCGGCCTCAGCACATTTTGGATGTGAAACAAGTGCAGATTCAACCTCTGCTGTACCAATCCGGTGCCCACTGCAGTTTTAAATATTTACAGATTCAAATCTTTTGAAAGCCATGCATTCTCCAACTCAAGGAGAAGCGCAAAGTATTAAGTAAGTAGCTAAATTACCTGACATTGATAA includes these proteins:
- the LOC124672567 gene encoding heparan-alpha-glucosaminide N-acetyltransferase-like produces the protein MGVYELVRSEDAAGPAADLEAGRCRLSTPAATASTPAAATRQRLVSLDVFRGITVLLMIIVDDAGSFLPAMNHSPWDGVTTADFVMPFFLFIVGVALALAYKRVPDKWEATGKATLRALKLLFVGLVLQGGFFHGVRSLTFGVDVTEIRLMGILQRIAIAYLVTALCQIWLKGDDDVESGLDLIKRYRYQLLVGLLITITYTTLLYGTYVPDWEYRISGPGSMDKTFSVTCGVRGDSGPGCNAVGMIDRKILGIQHLYGRPVYARSQQCSINSPQNGPLPPDAPSWCEAPFDPEGLLSSAMAIVTCLIGLQFGHIIVHFQKHRERIMHWLIPSFSMLVLAFALDFFGMRMNKSLYTVSYTLATAGTAGLLFAGIYALVDLYGYRRPTIAMEWMGMHALMIFVLIACNILPMFIHGFYWRDPSNNLLKFIGIKA